One part of the Nostoc sp. PCC 7120 = FACHB-418 genome encodes these proteins:
- a CDS encoding chemotaxis protein CheW has product MLNQLKGENLESQQKFLSFNLGIKDTAVISLQHITEVLQVSLVDICGVPQMPACVLGVYNWRGEMLWLVDLEEMLGYPPLSNTSNFLAKMMAIVLEDDGKYLGILVRQMMDIEFLDQNQMKAPSAELFSSSISDFLQGYFINNEEKMMFNLDASAIIHSPMWLTHN; this is encoded by the coding sequence ATGCTTAATCAATTAAAGGGTGAAAATTTGGAAAGTCAGCAGAAATTTTTAAGCTTTAATTTGGGAATCAAAGATACAGCAGTGATTTCCTTACAGCATATTACCGAAGTTTTACAAGTGTCTTTGGTGGATATATGCGGTGTACCCCAAATGCCAGCTTGTGTTCTAGGTGTGTATAACTGGCGTGGTGAAATGTTGTGGTTAGTAGATTTAGAAGAAATGTTAGGTTACCCACCACTGTCCAACACAAGCAACTTTTTGGCAAAAATGATGGCAATTGTCTTGGAAGATGATGGTAAATATTTGGGGATTCTAGTCCGGCAAATGATGGATATTGAGTTTCTAGATCAGAATCAAATGAAAGCCCCATCGGCTGAGTTATTCTCATCATCAATTTCCGATTTTTTGCAAGGATACTTCATTAATAATGAAGAGAAAATGATGTTCAACTTAGATGCTAGTGCTATTATTCATTCTCCTATGTGGCTTACTCATAATTAA
- a CDS encoding GAF domain-containing protein codes for MTIAKYNSKENEKAATVSPLENPNLANNVQKEEIGVSESAQEVKMWRQQLQDIITQMRQVSDWDAVLRITVAKVREKIACDRALIYQFTSPESGTVLAESRTLGWTPTMGEILPGITFGLDTNRDYIEPITINNVAQIQLTPYQKQLLDKFQIKASLSLPIVAGGKVWGLLVVTGCVSARNWKETEITLLTQVSTELTYRLQNFEFQTQLKLQNQAKQAVSKVMEKILRVSNIDKIFQTTTQEIRQLLKCDRVAVYRFNPDWSGEFVAESVGSGWVKLVGPDIKTVWEDTHLQETQGGRYRHQESFVVNDIYEAGHFSCHLEILEQFEIKAYIIVPVFAAEKLWGLLAAYQNSGTREWVEWESSFLTQVGLQFGIAISHAEYLEQTRLQSEQMIRIAEQEKIFTRIVNRIRQASDVETIFKTTTQDVRQSLRCDRVAVYRFSPDWGGEFVAESVASGWTKVVGPNIKTIIDDTYLQDTKGGRYAKGENHVVNDIYTVGFAPCHVETLEQFEARSYIIVPIFFGDKLWGLLAAYQNSSPRDWQSWEVNFLTQIALQFSLAKSQLDYLEQVQIKSEKIAQMAEQEKAFTKIVNRIRQAVDIDDIFKITTQEVRQLLRSDRVAVYRFNPNWGGEFVAESVANNWVKLVGTDIKTVWEDTYIQETQGGRYAKGETLVVNDLYEAGHSPCHLEILEQFEVRAYVIVPVFINEQLWGLLATYQNSGPRDWEQSQVSLLARVGDQLGLALQQTEYLQQLQAQSAQLAEAATREKAAKELLQQRSIQLLMAVRPALNGDLTVRAPITEDELGTIADAYNNTLQALRQIVLQVQTSSQQVAQTSSDSNASLAGLNNLAQQQSQEITTALGEIQRMLDSTQAVVASAELVQVAVQQANKTVESGDAAMNLTVQAIQAIRETVAQTSKKIKRLSESSQKISKVVNLISSFATQTNVLALNAAIEATRAGEYGKGFAVVADEVRSLSRQSAAATIEIEKLVQEIQEETGEVAVAMETGIQQVVEGTNFVSETRHNLNAIVFATAEISQLIQQITDATQKQMGQSVLVTNSMKDVAAIANKTFAESQDIATVFQDLSGMAQDLLTTASKFKVN; via the coding sequence ATGACAATTGCAAAATACAACAGCAAGGAAAATGAGAAGGCTGCTACTGTTTCTCCATTAGAAAATCCCAACTTAGCCAATAACGTCCAGAAAGAAGAAATCGGAGTCAGCGAGAGCGCCCAAGAAGTAAAAATGTGGCGACAGCAGTTGCAAGATATCATCACGCAGATGCGCCAAGTATCAGATTGGGATGCAGTGTTAAGAATTACTGTGGCGAAAGTTAGAGAAAAAATTGCTTGCGATCGCGCTTTAATTTATCAGTTTACTTCACCTGAGTCTGGAACGGTTTTAGCAGAATCTAGAACTCTTGGTTGGACACCAACAATGGGGGAAATTCTGCCAGGGATTACCTTTGGTTTAGATACTAATCGAGACTATATAGAGCCGATAACTATTAATAATGTTGCTCAAATCCAACTTACCCCTTATCAAAAACAGTTACTGGATAAATTCCAAATTAAAGCTAGTTTAAGTTTACCAATAGTAGCAGGTGGTAAAGTTTGGGGTTTGTTGGTAGTGACTGGCTGCGTTAGTGCTAGAAACTGGAAAGAAACAGAAATAACTCTATTAACTCAAGTTAGTACAGAGTTAACCTATAGATTGCAGAATTTTGAGTTTCAAACTCAATTAAAACTGCAAAATCAGGCTAAACAAGCCGTATCTAAAGTGATGGAGAAAATCTTACGAGTATCAAATATCGATAAGATTTTTCAAACCACTACTCAAGAAATCCGTCAATTATTGAAGTGCGATCGCGTCGCTGTTTATCGCTTCAATCCTGATTGGAGTGGGGAATTTGTTGCAGAATCTGTAGGTAGTGGTTGGGTAAAACTGGTAGGCCCTGATATCAAGACTGTTTGGGAAGATACCCACTTACAAGAAACCCAAGGTGGACGTTATCGCCATCAAGAAAGTTTTGTCGTTAATGATATTTATGAAGCCGGTCATTTTTCTTGCCATCTAGAAATTTTAGAACAGTTTGAAATCAAAGCTTACATTATTGTTCCTGTGTTTGCTGCGGAAAAATTATGGGGTTTATTGGCAGCTTATCAAAACTCTGGTACCCGTGAGTGGGTAGAGTGGGAATCTAGTTTTTTGACTCAAGTTGGTTTGCAATTTGGCATAGCTATTTCTCATGCAGAATATTTAGAACAAACGCGATTGCAATCTGAGCAAATGATACGGATTGCTGAACAAGAAAAAATCTTCACCAGAATAGTTAACCGTATTCGTCAGGCTTCAGATGTAGAAACTATTTTTAAAACCACAACTCAAGATGTACGTCAATCATTACGATGCGATCGCGTAGCCGTTTATCGCTTTAGTCCTGATTGGGGTGGTGAATTTGTCGCTGAGTCAGTTGCTTCTGGATGGACAAAAGTAGTGGGGCCAAATATCAAAACTATTATAGATGATACCTACCTACAAGATACTAAAGGTGGACGCTATGCCAAAGGAGAAAATCATGTTGTCAATGATATTTATACAGTAGGTTTTGCACCCTGTCACGTCGAGACATTAGAGCAGTTTGAAGCCAGATCTTATATCATCGTGCCTATCTTTTTTGGCGATAAATTATGGGGCTTACTTGCAGCATACCAAAACTCTAGCCCCCGCGATTGGCAATCTTGGGAAGTCAACTTTTTAACTCAGATCGCCCTACAATTTAGCCTTGCTAAATCGCAATTAGACTATCTAGAACAGGTACAAATAAAATCTGAGAAAATAGCTCAGATGGCGGAACAAGAAAAAGCTTTTACCAAAATAGTTAACCGCATTCGTCAAGCCGTAGATATCGATGATATTTTCAAAATAACCACCCAAGAAGTCCGACAATTATTAAGGAGCGATCGCGTCGCTGTTTATCGCTTCAATCCTAATTGGGGTGGCGAGTTTGTGGCAGAATCAGTAGCTAATAATTGGGTCAAACTCGTAGGGACTGATATCAAAACTGTTTGGGAAGATACCTACATCCAAGAAACTCAAGGCGGTCGATATGCCAAAGGTGAAACCTTGGTTGTTAATGATCTGTACGAAGCAGGCCATTCTCCCTGTCATTTGGAGATATTAGAACAATTTGAAGTCAGAGCTTATGTGATTGTTCCTGTGTTTATTAACGAACAATTATGGGGATTGCTAGCAACTTATCAAAATTCCGGCCCTCGTGATTGGGAACAATCCCAAGTTAGCTTACTAGCGCGGGTGGGCGATCAGTTGGGATTAGCCCTGCAACAGACTGAATATCTGCAACAACTGCAAGCACAATCAGCACAGCTAGCAGAAGCCGCAACGAGGGAAAAAGCAGCCAAAGAGTTACTGCAACAGCGTTCTATTCAACTACTGATGGCTGTGCGACCAGCTTTAAATGGTGATTTGACAGTCCGCGCACCCATTACAGAAGATGAACTAGGTACCATTGCCGACGCTTACAATAACACCTTGCAAGCCTTGCGGCAAATTGTCTTACAAGTGCAAACATCTTCTCAACAAGTCGCCCAAACCTCCAGCGATAGCAATGCTTCACTTGCAGGCTTGAATAACTTAGCTCAACAACAATCCCAAGAAATTACTACAGCCTTGGGTGAAATTCAACGGATGCTAGACTCTACCCAAGCTGTGGTAGCTAGCGCCGAGTTGGTACAAGTGGCGGTACAACAAGCAAACAAAACTGTCGAATCTGGTGACGCGGCGATGAACCTCACAGTTCAAGCCATCCAAGCAATTCGAGAAACTGTAGCGCAAACCAGCAAAAAAATTAAGCGCTTGAGTGAATCTTCGCAAAAAATCTCCAAAGTGGTGAACTTGATTAGTAGTTTTGCCACCCAGACAAACGTTCTGGCTTTGAACGCAGCTATAGAAGCCACCCGTGCAGGGGAATATGGCAAAGGTTTCGCAGTTGTAGCCGATGAAGTCCGTTCATTATCTCGCCAGTCAGCTGCCGCCACAATTGAAATTGAAAAACTAGTCCAAGAGATTCAGGAGGAAACGGGAGAAGTAGCGGTAGCGATGGAAACCGGGATTCAGCAGGTAGTGGAAGGAACAAACTTTGTCAGTGAAACAAGGCACAACTTAAATGCGATCGTTTTTGCAACTGCTGAAATTAGTCAATTAATTCAACAAATTACTGATGCAACCCAAAAACAAATGGGGCAATCTGTATTAGTCACAAATTCGATGAAAGATGTGGCAGCGATCGCTAATAAAACTTTTGCAGAATCTCAAGATATTGCCACCGTCTTCCAAGACTTATCAGGTATGGCACAAGATTTGTTAACAACTGCTAGTAAGTTCAAAGTGAATTAA
- a CDS encoding response regulator, protein MVSNNVLNEFKTCTQLQYNGQLIISSPKGQQWTFYYRLGRIVWATGGTHPFRRWRRLMAQHCPQIDVDKMQLRSQDISMSYWDYRLLEILYKKQKIQREQIHIIVDNTINELLFELAQQSNFVTISCERNQKVVLETPMSFTSADVSMKQMLESWKNWSEAGLVNICPDLAPIICRPEQLQQQVSPSVYKNFVTLINGKSTLRDLAAKMRQNVLPVSRSLLPYVLKGIIELVELPDLPLAVVETLDKSTSAQPTKSKVPVIACVDDSPQVCKLLEDIITANGMKFIKIQDAVQALPLLIQEKPDLIFLDLIMPVASGYEICTQLRRISTFANTPVIILTGNDGLLDRVRAKVVGSTDFITKPVAADRVMSVVRKYLPMQPISTAKTGSRLEFCQ, encoded by the coding sequence ATGGTATCAAATAACGTACTTAATGAATTTAAAACTTGTACCCAACTCCAATATAATGGACAGTTAATTATTAGTAGTCCTAAAGGGCAGCAATGGACTTTCTATTATCGCTTGGGTAGGATAGTTTGGGCAACAGGAGGAACTCATCCTTTTCGTCGCTGGCGTAGACTCATGGCTCAACATTGCCCACAGATTGATGTTGATAAAATGCAACTGCGCTCGCAAGATATATCGATGAGTTACTGGGATTATCGCCTATTGGAAATTTTGTATAAAAAGCAGAAGATTCAACGGGAGCAAATTCATATTATTGTTGATAATACCATCAACGAACTTTTGTTTGAATTAGCCCAACAAAGTAATTTTGTCACTATTAGTTGTGAACGTAACCAAAAAGTTGTCTTAGAGACACCGATGAGTTTCACGAGTGCAGATGTGTCAATGAAACAGATGCTAGAATCGTGGAAAAATTGGTCAGAAGCAGGCTTGGTAAATATTTGTCCTGACTTAGCACCAATAATTTGCAGACCAGAACAACTCCAGCAACAGGTAAGTCCATCTGTCTACAAGAACTTTGTCACTTTAATTAATGGCAAATCCACATTGCGAGATTTGGCTGCCAAAATGAGGCAGAATGTTTTACCAGTCTCCCGTTCTTTGCTGCCCTACGTCCTCAAAGGAATCATCGAATTGGTGGAGTTGCCCGATTTACCTTTAGCTGTGGTAGAAACTCTAGATAAGTCGACCTCTGCACAACCTACAAAATCCAAGGTTCCGGTGATAGCCTGTGTAGATGATAGTCCACAGGTCTGTAAACTGCTGGAAGATATTATCACCGCTAATGGGATGAAATTCATCAAGATTCAAGATGCTGTACAGGCGTTACCACTTCTGATTCAAGAGAAACCAGACTTGATATTTTTAGATTTAATCATGCCAGTGGCTAGTGGTTATGAAATCTGTACACAATTGCGGCGAATTTCTACTTTTGCTAACACACCAGTAATTATCTTAACGGGCAATGATGGTCTTTTAGATCGAGTACGTGCTAAGGTTGTCGGTTCTACCGACTTTATCACAAAACCCGTAGCAGCAGATAGGGTGATGAGTGTAGTCCGTAAATACTTACCTATGCAACCTATATCTACCGCAAAAACAGGATCTCGTTTAGAATTCTGTCAATAA
- a CDS encoding SMI1/KNR4 family protein, whose product MNIGSSGEQQVSHTEKVIVICPNCSQKLRTPIDRGELRLACPKCKHNWQWSPGTNITIQIERIKEKLEKARQLQSVQNQLYQEFYPSTDPLNYSFKFNPPLSSHKIDAWETKYNTFLPVEYRSFLEQIGNGGGEVHGMEMLRLEDWAIGLCFGDEDKALIAPSQPCLLLEEYQSDEAWERWLVEIAGEHWEQKYEQELWSPQFGTITVCKDVCGPFGFMVLNGSLKGRIGWFLADWGPPTFESSATFLDWYELWLDGLIAI is encoded by the coding sequence ATGAATATAGGATCATCCGGTGAACAACAGGTATCACATACAGAAAAGGTTATAGTTATATGTCCAAACTGCTCTCAAAAACTACGTACTCCAATTGATCGAGGTGAATTAAGGCTGGCATGTCCCAAGTGTAAGCACAATTGGCAGTGGTCTCCAGGTACAAACATTACAATTCAGATTGAACGCATCAAAGAAAAGCTTGAGAAAGCTAGACAACTTCAAAGTGTTCAGAATCAACTTTACCAAGAGTTTTACCCCTCAACCGATCCATTGAACTATAGCTTTAAATTCAATCCTCCACTCAGTTCGCATAAAATTGATGCTTGGGAGACCAAGTATAACACTTTTCTTCCAGTAGAGTACCGAAGTTTTCTTGAACAAATTGGGAATGGAGGCGGGGAAGTTCATGGGATGGAAATGCTGCGGCTAGAAGATTGGGCTATTGGTCTGTGTTTCGGCGATGAAGACAAAGCACTCATAGCTCCAAGTCAGCCTTGCCTTTTGCTTGAAGAGTACCAAAGTGATGAAGCATGGGAGCGATGGCTTGTCGAGATCGCTGGCGAACATTGGGAACAGAAGTACGAGCAAGAACTCTGGTCACCACAATTTGGAACAATTACTGTTTGTAAGGATGTATGTGGACCATTTGGGTTTATGGTCTTGAATGGATCGCTGAAAGGGCGAATTGGTTGGTTTCTAGCTGATTGGGGTCCACCTACTTTTGAATCATCAGCAACGTTTTTAGATTGGTATGAGTTATGGCTTGATGGCTTGATAGCAATTTAG
- a CDS encoding response regulator transcription factor has protein sequence MNTVLVIEDGLTDREILSRYLQQAGYSVISATSSEEAQEKLDTTQPDLIFLDVILPGKSGFEICRELKNNPKTSNIPVVFCSTKNSDVDKTWGNMLGAEAYLSKPINQEELTLTLKKLSR, from the coding sequence ATGAATACTGTGTTAGTTATCGAGGATGGTCTCACCGACCGCGAAATTCTTAGTCGTTACTTACAACAAGCTGGCTATTCTGTAATTAGTGCCACCAGCAGTGAAGAAGCCCAAGAAAAATTAGATACAACTCAGCCCGATTTAATATTTCTCGATGTAATTTTACCAGGTAAAAGTGGGTTTGAAATTTGTCGAGAATTGAAAAATAACCCAAAGACTAGCAATATCCCTGTGGTTTTTTGTTCTACCAAAAACAGTGATGTAGATAAGACTTGGGGAAATATGCTAGGTGCAGAAGCTTATCTTTCTAAGCCGATAAATCAGGAAGAGTTAACGTTAACTCTCAAAAAATTATCTAGATAA
- a CDS encoding hybrid sensor histidine kinase/response regulator: MITDTEIREQGYIYFLAEAPDLIQTIEQELFSLSENHSIARVHNLMRATHTIKGGAATVGLETIQMIAHSLEDVFKALYSPNVVIDAELQTYLFQAYECLQLALTSELTGSIINEEELLQRATTIFAKLQGKLGDNFGDDSHIPTSEELGFDIVQSIFEVGVQQRLGSIIEALTNIEDDTELIDFFSSQLDVFLGLAESLNLPGFGEIAQTALTALQTNPNQVRQIIEIAHADLEQAQCNILAGDRTHGGTPSAALRELTSVVTNKASETINSEFLINQAEFYEFLTTSSNNKSECLKPTTAQSYLKVVHYIFGWFNHEVEIPPSALHWDLLINNQEFLQPIEYIETWLNKFLEYVRHETDSQSLCLYRQGIVLIILLAVVRFQYSVKKTADNILIIQALQTKIGLVAQEYKQYPPITAQEKNWTDNPQLQKLLVFKDISNSSPNINDGLLEAIWGGEVNEDDAQVEPQIEANDISESTTSLAVAEKLSTEITETALDVVNEQIIDKVKNHQSKKGQKGSSVRVEVEGLERINYLASELLIHQKRRTLNDEQVQEIIEQLLQRLNKHQETLNQLRDLPLQRQSLATQHTQSFASVNFDPLEMDAYTEFHLTLHEAIEETSQLQEATESIDFLFKQATQISHKKQSLAFSLIDNLVEARMLPLENILSRFPHMVKNLSTVYHKRVDLKFTGTDVLVDKAIAEKLYDPLLHLVRNAFDHGIESPEVRRERGKPEQGVIEICAYHQGSQTIIEVRDDGQGLKLDSIRKKAIELNFISKKDESKGYLSQINDSELLEFMFAPGFTTAEKVSELSGRGMGLDIVRSQLQALNGSISVQTLPNQGTKFILKIPFSMTTDQLMLVQAGGVVYALLLDSIEKIIIPSAQQIQEFEGKRVLHWDGGNEDTMLSLHQLSELMYYNGSCFNNLNTSNLLPEHNTEEINHPVLLLRRNQGIFALQVDQIIGEQELVIRPLGNAIAPPKYVYGSSSLANGNLMLVIDGALLLESVEMQATLDTLALPTDEYANKQALSISPSNIPSLPLLSATVETNQKLSKVILVVDDAISLRQTLSLTLQKSGYQVIQAQNGAEALEQLQRHPEIQLVVSDLEMPRMNGFEFLSHIQHNPQYTKIPVIILTSRSAEKHRQLAKELGAKAYLSKPYLEHELINHIESLINSAKDYLNRLLTV, from the coding sequence ATGATTACTGATACCGAAATTCGTGAACAAGGCTATATTTATTTTTTAGCAGAAGCGCCAGATTTAATTCAAACTATCGAGCAAGAATTGTTCAGTTTGTCTGAAAATCATAGTATAGCCAGAGTGCATAATTTAATGCGGGCTACTCATACAATTAAGGGTGGTGCTGCTACTGTTGGGCTAGAAACAATTCAGATGATAGCCCATTCTTTGGAGGATGTATTTAAGGCTTTATATAGCCCTAATGTAGTTATAGATGCTGAGTTACAAACTTATTTGTTTCAGGCTTATGAATGTTTGCAATTGGCATTAACATCAGAATTAACAGGCAGCATTATTAACGAAGAAGAACTTTTACAAAGAGCTACTACTATATTTGCTAAACTCCAAGGAAAATTAGGCGATAATTTTGGTGATGATTCTCATATCCCTACATCTGAAGAGTTAGGCTTTGATATTGTTCAATCTATATTTGAAGTAGGTGTACAGCAACGTTTAGGAAGCATTATTGAAGCTCTTACTAACATAGAAGATGATACAGAATTAATAGATTTTTTCAGTTCCCAATTAGATGTATTTCTCGGACTGGCAGAATCTTTAAATTTACCTGGTTTTGGCGAAATTGCACAAACAGCTTTGACAGCGTTACAAACCAATCCTAATCAAGTGCGCCAAATTATTGAGATTGCCCATGCTGATTTAGAGCAGGCTCAATGCAATATATTAGCAGGCGATCGCACTCATGGCGGTACACCTTCTGCTGCTTTACGGGAACTGACATCAGTTGTTACAAATAAAGCATCTGAAACCATCAATTCAGAATTTTTAATTAATCAAGCAGAATTTTACGAGTTTTTAACTACATCAAGCAATAATAAAAGTGAGTGCCTTAAACCCACAACAGCCCAATCATATTTAAAGGTAGTTCATTATATTTTTGGCTGGTTTAACCATGAAGTAGAAATACCACCATCAGCATTGCACTGGGATTTACTCATCAATAATCAGGAGTTTTTACAACCAATTGAATATATTGAAACTTGGCTCAATAAATTTTTAGAATATGTTCGACATGAAACAGATAGCCAAAGTCTTTGTCTATATCGTCAGGGTATTGTTTTAATTATACTTTTAGCCGTTGTAAGATTTCAGTATTCAGTTAAAAAAACTGCCGACAATATTCTAATTATCCAAGCTCTACAAACTAAAATCGGTTTAGTCGCTCAAGAATATAAGCAATATCCTCCTATTACTGCTCAAGAGAAAAACTGGACTGACAATCCTCAATTACAAAAACTTCTTGTTTTTAAAGATATATCAAATTCCTCACCCAACATCAATGATGGACTGTTAGAAGCAATTTGGGGAGGAGAAGTTAATGAAGATGACGCTCAAGTTGAGCCACAAATAGAAGCTAATGATATTTCTGAATCTACAACATCTTTAGCTGTAGCGGAAAAATTAAGTACGGAAATTACAGAAACAGCCCTTGATGTTGTTAATGAGCAAATAATTGATAAAGTTAAAAATCATCAAAGTAAAAAGGGTCAGAAAGGCTCATCGGTGCGTGTAGAAGTTGAGGGATTAGAACGCATTAATTATTTGGCTAGTGAACTGCTAATTCACCAAAAAAGACGCACTTTAAATGATGAACAAGTGCAAGAAATTATCGAGCAGCTATTACAACGTCTCAACAAACACCAAGAAACTTTAAATCAACTCCGTGATTTACCACTACAACGGCAAAGTTTAGCAACACAACATACACAAAGCTTTGCCTCAGTTAATTTTGACCCCTTAGAAATGGATGCTTATACAGAATTTCATCTGACATTACACGAAGCCATAGAAGAGACATCACAATTACAAGAAGCAACAGAGTCCATTGATTTTTTATTCAAGCAAGCTACTCAAATTAGTCATAAAAAACAAAGTTTAGCTTTCAGTTTAATAGATAACCTAGTTGAAGCGAGGATGTTACCTTTAGAAAATATCCTCAGCCGCTTCCCCCACATGGTAAAAAACCTCAGTACTGTTTACCACAAACGGGTGGATTTAAAATTTACTGGCACAGATGTACTAGTAGATAAGGCGATCGCTGAAAAGCTGTACGATCCCTTGTTACACTTAGTCCGTAATGCTTTCGATCATGGTATTGAATCTCCAGAAGTTCGCCGAGAACGTGGTAAACCAGAACAAGGTGTGATTGAAATCTGCGCTTATCATCAAGGAAGTCAAACAATTATCGAAGTCAGAGATGATGGACAAGGCTTAAAGTTAGATAGCATTCGCAAAAAAGCTATTGAACTGAATTTCATCTCCAAGAAAGATGAGTCCAAAGGCTATTTATCTCAAATCAATGATTCTGAACTATTAGAATTCATGTTCGCACCAGGATTTACTACTGCGGAAAAAGTTAGTGAACTTTCTGGACGCGGGATGGGACTAGATATTGTCCGTTCTCAACTGCAAGCACTCAACGGCTCAATTTCTGTGCAGACTTTGCCTAATCAAGGCACAAAATTTATCCTTAAAATCCCTTTTTCTATGACTACCGATCAATTAATGCTAGTACAAGCTGGCGGTGTTGTTTATGCTCTACTGTTGGATAGTATTGAAAAAATAATCATTCCCTCGGCGCAACAAATTCAAGAATTTGAAGGTAAACGCGTTTTACACTGGGATGGCGGTAATGAGGATACTATGCTTAGTCTGCATCAACTCTCAGAGTTGATGTATTACAATGGTAGCTGCTTTAATAATTTAAATACGAGTAATTTACTGCCTGAGCATAATACAGAAGAGATAAATCATCCTGTGTTATTACTGAGACGAAACCAAGGCATTTTCGCTTTACAAGTTGACCAAATTATCGGTGAACAAGAACTAGTAATTAGACCATTGGGAAATGCGATCGCTCCCCCCAAATATGTTTATGGTTCCAGCAGTTTAGCTAATGGCAACCTCATGCTAGTTATTGATGGTGCTTTATTATTAGAATCCGTGGAGATGCAGGCAACCCTTGATACTTTAGCACTACCAACAGATGAATATGCCAATAAACAAGCCTTATCAATATCCCCATCTAATATTCCATCTCTACCTTTATTATCCGCTACTGTAGAGACCAATCAAAAATTATCAAAAGTAATTTTAGTAGTGGATGATGCTATTAGTTTGCGGCAAACTCTATCCTTAACTCTGCAAAAATCTGGTTATCAAGTAATCCAAGCACAAAACGGTGCTGAAGCTCTAGAACAGTTACAACGACACCCAGAAATTCAACTTGTTGTTTCCGATTTAGAAATGCCCCGGATGAATGGGTTTGAATTTTTAAGCCATATTCAGCACAATCCCCAATACACTAAAATTCCTGTAATAATTCTCACTTCTCGTAGTGCGGAAAAGCATCGTCAACTCGCCAAAGAATTAGGTGCAAAAGCTTATTTATCAAAACCTTATTTAGAGCATGAGTTGATCAATCATATTGAAAGTTTAATTAATTCAGCAAAAGACTATTTAAATCGGTTACTCACAGTTTGA
- a CDS encoding low molecular weight phosphatase family protein: MNKILFLCTGNYYRSRFAEHLFNQLATKQGLDWQADSRGLALERGVNNVGAISQYAAEALAARLVNISDDERFPKPACEPDFQSATRVIALDESEHRPLMNERFPQWVDAIEYWLVHDIDKTSATAALGQIEKHLLQLIEQLAQS; the protein is encoded by the coding sequence ATGAATAAAATATTGTTCTTGTGTACAGGTAACTACTACCGCAGTCGCTTTGCCGAACACCTATTCAATCAGTTGGCTACCAAACAAGGGTTAGATTGGCAAGCTGATTCCAGAGGATTAGCACTTGAACGGGGTGTAAATAATGTGGGGGCAATTTCCCAATACGCGGCTGAGGCTCTAGCAGCGCGTTTAGTAAATATATCTGATGATGAACGGTTTCCTAAGCCAGCCTGTGAGCCAGATTTTCAATCAGCTACCAGGGTTATTGCCCTAGATGAATCAGAACACCGTCCACTAATGAATGAGCGCTTTCCTCAATGGGTTGATGCAATTGAATACTGGCTAGTTCACGACATCGATAAAACCTCTGCAACCGCAGCCCTTGGGCAAATTGAGAAACATCTACTGCAACTTATAGAACAATTAGCTCAAAGTTAG